A single window of Thalassoroseus pseudoceratinae DNA harbors:
- a CDS encoding DsrE family protein, whose product MRIYLRLAALVMIAGLLCYGVVTKSVASSKPQDNQTTEPHYIHPAIQGFGKVVQLPNAVHQPRSGSKIVVDITKGSDPSKLNSAIEKVCRFVNIYAGAGRTPVKVDIAVVLHGDATLAILNNNAYSARFKTDGNPNLACLRELNNAGVKVSVCGQSLTAKDARPEEVSKSAQVAVSALTALVNLQADGYAYLPMLK is encoded by the coding sequence ATGAGAATCTATCTTCGGCTTGCTGCATTAGTCATGATCGCTGGACTACTCTGTTACGGCGTCGTTACCAAGAGTGTGGCTTCGTCGAAGCCTCAAGACAATCAGACCACAGAACCCCACTATATTCATCCAGCCATCCAAGGTTTCGGCAAGGTTGTGCAACTTCCGAATGCCGTTCATCAACCTCGCAGTGGCAGCAAGATTGTTGTCGACATCACAAAGGGCAGTGACCCAAGCAAACTGAACTCCGCCATCGAAAAGGTTTGCCGATTCGTCAACATCTATGCTGGCGCCGGTCGCACACCTGTCAAGGTGGACATTGCAGTGGTTTTGCATGGCGATGCAACACTCGCCATTTTGAATAACAATGCCTATTCAGCCCGCTTCAAAACAGACGGCAATCCTAACCTTGCCTGTCTCCGAGAATTGAATAACGCAGGAGTCAAAGTTTCGGTCTGCGGCCAATCACTCACAGCAAAAGACGCAAGACCGGAAGAGGTCAGCAAGTCCGCCCAAGTCGCCGTCTCAGCACTCACCGCACTCGTCAACCTACAAGCCGACGGATATGCGTATTTGCCGATGTTGAAATAG
- a CDS encoding bacterioferritin: MKRERSIKNLQTALSMELTATHQYQLHAGVLDDWGLSLLATQMREEMREELGHSEEFMNRIMLLKGDPQMTLEKPPVRASTLKEMFETDLADEQEAIEFYTRSSLQAVEDGDLGSRAIFERIALDEEEHMSWLELQLDLLERMGEPAFISKYIPSRDSAT; this comes from the coding sequence ATGAAAAGGGAACGGTCGATAAAAAACTTGCAAACCGCACTGTCAATGGAACTGACAGCCACTCACCAATACCAACTGCATGCAGGCGTATTGGACGACTGGGGCCTAAGTTTGCTGGCCACGCAAATGCGTGAAGAAATGCGAGAAGAATTAGGTCACTCGGAAGAGTTCATGAATCGAATCATGCTGCTCAAAGGTGATCCTCAAATGACACTTGAAAAGCCACCTGTCCGGGCATCAACCCTTAAAGAAATGTTTGAGACAGATTTGGCCGACGAACAAGAAGCCATCGAGTTTTACACTCGATCTTCATTGCAAGCAGTTGAAGATGGCGATCTTGGTTCTCGGGCGATCTTCGAGCGAATTGCACTAGACGAAGAAGAACACATGAGCTGGCTCGAGTTGCAACTTGACTTGCTCGAACGAATGGGAGAACCCGCTTTCATCTCCAAATATATTCCGTCACGCGATTCGGCAACATAG